In a genomic window of Aricia agestis chromosome 2, ilAriAges1.1, whole genome shotgun sequence:
- the LOC121738744 gene encoding tetraspanin-13 isoform X2, which translates to MCGGFTCSKNALITLNVLYVVVASILISVAVYAQASSVVTNLPIVGGILACGIFLILISLLGLAGAVKHHQVMLFFYMVILFLLFLVQFSVACACLAVNSSQQEMIAQQGWNKVNLDMREQVQEKFGCCSFRGRDTANVTVDYPACDVVDRMCCDEGDVTVACQCPPCLYKLKQTIDYAFKLCGGIGLFFSFTEFLGVWLTVRYRNQKDPRANPSAFL; encoded by the exons ATGTGTGGGGGATTTACTTGCTCCAAAAATGCTTTAATCACCCTCAACGTCCTGTATGTG GTGGTAGCATCGATCTTGATATCCGTGGCGGTGTATGCCCAAGCGTCTTCCGTGGTGACGAACCTGCCCATAGTGGGTGGTATACTGGCATGCGGGATATTCCTCATCCTCATCTCCCTATTGGGGCTGGCCGGAGCGGTCAAACACCATCAAGTTATGCTGTTCTTT TACATGGTGATCTTGTTCCTGCTTTTCCTAGTGCAGTTCTCCGTGGCTTGCGCATGTCTGGCCGTCAACTCTAGTCAACAGGAGATGATTGCTCAGCAG GGCTGGAACAAAGTGAACCTGGACATGAGGGAGCAGGTGCAGGAGAAGTTCGGGTGCTGCAGTTTCCGCGGCCGCGATACCGCCAACGTCACCGTCGATTACCCCGCCTGTGACGTCGTCGAC CGTATGTGCTGCGACGAGGGCGACGTGACGGTGGCGTGCCAGTGTCCGCCGTGCCTGTACAAGCTCAAGCAGACCATAGACTACGCTTTCAAGCTGTGCGGCGGCATCGGACTGTTCTTCAGTTTCACCGAG TTTCTTGGCGTGTGGTTGACGGTTCGCTACCGCAATCAGAAGGATCCGCGCGCTAACCCCAGTGCATTTCTGTGA
- the LOC121738736 gene encoding transmembrane protein 177, translated as MTTKKAVSWFLTEQGRNFSFALITGTSITLTAARYLPNTFFIQKYKEFVHYYKNGTPVELPKELLNRYNKCLDLLNVADAHRKLIQPFSVFGFDLFHAGSTSSKFGALVGIPCNFMFKTLEDVKECNIEVNHKPIDVSMETGEKLGNALILSEGAQEFAICREILMTQNKKVMFESAYPFISIFAVYNMGCFFNRRFNLYAAPTAFRGTMYTILGFFGAGLYFLMKDMTQVHYEVQVDQKLAELGPEYVKNGVEFYEKILKRNQALRELMGKEGESKYTKLGNENYGLRQPHVALVHRKKFFEEKLQKKEEIESGNNY; from the exons ATGACTACGAAAAAAGCTGTTAGTTGGTTTTTAACAGAACAAGGACGAAATTTTTCATTTGCTTTAATAACCGGCACTAGCATAACCTTAACAGCAGCTAGATATCTTCCTAATACGTTTTTTATCCAGAAATATAAAGAATTCGTGCATTACTACAA gaATGGCACTCCAGTTGAGCTACCTAAAGAACTCTTGAATCGTTATAATAAATGTCTGGACTTGTTGAATGTAGCAGATGCACACAGAAAGTTAATCCAACCATTTAGCGTCTTTGGATTTGATTTATTTCATGCTG GAAGTACAAGTTCAAAATTTGGAGCATTGGTTGGAATACCttgtaattttatgtttaaaacttTAGAGGATGTCAAAGAATGCAATATTGAG GTCAATCACAAACCAATAGATGTATCAATGGAGACCGGGGAGAAGCTCGGTAATGCTTTAATTTTATCAGAAGGAGCCCAAGAATTTGCAATATGCAGAGAGATATTGATGACACAAAACAAAAAAGTCATGTTTGAGTCAGCATATCCCTTCATCAGCATATTTGCAGTGTACAACATGGGGTGCTTTTTTAACAGAAGGTTTAACTTGTATGCGGCCCCCACGGCATTTAGAGGCACAATGTACACGATACTCGGCTTCTTCGGGGCTGGATTATACTTTTTAATGAAAGACATGACTCAAGTACATTATGAAGTTCAAGTTGATCAGAAACTTGCTGAACTGGGCCCTGAATATGTCAAGAATGGTGtagaattttatgaaaaaatactgAAAAGAAACCAGGCTCTTCGAGAGTTGATGGGAAAAGAAGGGGAGAGTAAATACACAAAATTGGGCAACGAAAATTATGGTCTGAGACAGCCACATGTAGCTTTAGTACATAGGAAAAAGTTCTTTGAAGAAAAATTGCAGAAAAAAGAAGAGATTGAGTCcggtaataattattga